Within the Eucalyptus grandis isolate ANBG69807.140 chromosome 1, ASM1654582v1, whole genome shotgun sequence genome, the region GTCAATGCCCTTTGTGACGGCAGTCATGGAGTACTTGAGAAGCGTTGCAGGTACCTGTTCAGCATAATGTCAGTTCTGAAATTGAAAGTCAACACTCAAGAAAATTAATTCCAATATTGTCAACTTTATTTGATGCCTATAATCTTTTGCAATGttaatttgataataaactAATACCCCAAATTTGAAAGTATCTAGatgaaaaatatcttttcaGTGGTTACCGAAGCAGCTTTTCATACCTGGTTACGATGACAAAATTCAAATGTGTTCTCCCTATTCATTCCTTATTAAATTAACACTACAAATATCCCACTTCTAAGACAATGATACTacaaaagtaaaataacggTATTCTTTAAACTGACTTCTTAATACAATATGAGTGTAAtaggacaaaataaaaaattcaaaccttTACAATTAGGTCAACAGCCGTGTATGCTAAATCCACAGGTCCAGTACCAACAGCACAAGCAATATGCTCTTTCCCATTAGCACTAATAAGTTTCACAGTCGCCGTTGACAGACCAAGAGTTCCACACGTAACCTCCCTCTTTATTTATTatcgaaattttatttgaattgtagtatttaataaatatgttgaatgacaaaaaaatacattaaaacTTATGAGCTTCTCTATTAACTTTTCTTGAAACGATTTCAAATTACATGGACTTTACATAAagttatattcattttttttattttttactcaaTAGATTTGCTTTGACGGATATGGGACATATCAAAATAAGTGGATTTGAAAAGAAgtatttgaaattgaatgaaatgtCAATATGCATGTTTCAATTAAGTTAAACTTTTTAACTTCTTTTGATAGTTATAGTTAATGATCATTAAGCAAAAAAGTCGTATAACAGCtccttcaaaatattttaacataacTCAAATTGAGTAAATAAATTGACTACTTATTCACATGTTGAAATATGTTGCACTTCAAAATACGAAAAAGATATACTTCTCTCtaacttattttttaattaactaaATAAGTTATGTATATCAATAAATTTatatgttttcacttttttcaatttttaaaatgaataagagaTAAAATTGGAATGGATAAATCTATCGAAaggataataataattattttgaaaatattttgtctattttgaattcttctcaaatttaaaatcaacaaaagatgaATATTAGAGAATAAATTTGATATGCTTCCTTTTAATTcgctttctttcttgaaattcgaACTCCATAAAAGATTTGGAAAttacaaatcaataaaaaatatttattgggAGAATGTGAGCCAGTTGACGTGCCTTGCCATATGACGATCAGGAAAGCATAGTGCCAACGTGGCCATCCGATTTCCACAACAGAATCTTTTCAATTCCTAAATCAAAGCTCCATATAATCTCTTTTTATCCATTGGCTAGATTTTTATCAGAATTGTAgtccttaaaaaattattccaacgACAAGCTAATATAGTAAAGCTTCCGAACTTctctctttatatttttttaatcaatttccAATTATTTGAACTTCACGTAAAACTatgttcttatttattttatactgaataatatttgcttttaaaTAACTTAAGATACATTTAAAATAAGTGGATTTCAAAAGGACCTTTAATTGAATGAAATGGcaatatatcaaatttttaacttcttttattaataaataagtgGTGTTGTAATATTTAACTTTTCTTAAAGTAGATTAGTGTTAGTGTAGTTTCTATATTTAATGAACATTGAGCAAAACAGTTATGTAAAGATTATTTGTGTAGTCATTCCCATCTTGaaatattcttcaaattataaatcttattcatttgtttgataagattatttccatttataatttaattttcaatttactgAATAAATTATCCATCAATTTATGTGtatattttcagttttttgaaTTATAAGATGAATAAGAGATAAAACTTGAAAGGGataaatattttggaaagataAGAGTTATGatatgcaaaatatttttctcttttaatacaTTTCGAAAGGATAATAGTTATAATCAATTAAGAAAGTAACAGCCGGTTGCTCGTTTTCCGTAGTTAAAGACCATCCTAAAAATCCCCCCCACCAGCTAGCGGGGAAGGATAAGAAAATTGGGAGATAAAACATATCAATACTTTTAAACTTCTCTTTAGATGAGaagttacttttcttttttgcccttttgaATTTATACGGCGTCCACTTCACGCAAAACTCTTGATCACATGAAGTCTAGGCTTGGGAACCGACATAGTTATAGAAAATCAATAAGCCCCTTATGTGATCCTACTCTCTTTAAAATTgcttttctttaaatatccatTGAAATTAGAGTAAGAATTGGAACAAcaaatcaagaggaaaatgcaaaaactccattagaacatttaaataataaatcacgacTAGACTAAGCGTGAAAgggagtgttaaaatatttaaataataaaccatcaccttaaatttttagaataattgacaGTAGTACCACTAAATTTCACAAAACCTTAGAAGTAGCAAAATTACTTTCTGAAACCTAAGcgtaagaaaaaacaaaagaccgAAGTAAAGAAAATCTACTGTGCAAACGCTGACCCCGCTTCCTCTTGCTCTCACCGTTCACCAATGCACCTCTTCGCAAGTACGAACAAGAACATCATCAAATAGAATTCGAGGTAGGCCAGTAACTCACCAATGCGCACCATTTTGCCATTGCCGCGTGTCCATCCGACTATCAGGAAGAACAGAGTAACAGATACCACCGCGGTGAATAAAGATGCTGAGATTATGAGAACAGGACTGGGATGGTCAAGGGCAACATAAATCAGGAGCGCGGCGCCCGAAACCGCAGAGACGACGAGGGTGAAAAGTAAAAACTTTACAGCCCGGGCAATGTCAAATACGCCAGAGAACCGCAGGCCATTACATGCTTGTTGAGGGGAGTGTAGGTCACCTGCGACAAGCGAACTGTCGGGAGCAGAGGAGTTCGGATATCTGTTCGACGTGTCCTTCGGCCTCTGAACAACCAATTCTATATCTGGAGCTTGAGTATCTCCGGTTCTTCCAGCAAAGGACTGGTTCGGATTTGTGGCCATGGCCAACGACTCTTGAAGGTCTGGTGCTGGATTTGCCGCCATTGATTGATAGGAGTCGATGGATGATGGACGAGTTAGTTTCTAATATCAACAACAACATTATAATCAGATGGGCTAGATCCTAATCCTAAAAAGACGGGGGTTAATCAGCTCTATCAACAGACAAATAATGATAAGGGCAATGACTTGAGGAGGCATCTCATCGAACATCATCTACAGAATAGGGTAGGTTTCttccccaagaaaaaaaaaagaaaaagaaaagtgttttaatattttaatattatttttaaaaaaatcgataaaaGGGTATCTGAACTCTGGGCCGTGAACAAGAGACCCGGACCAGATTCTGTCCCCGGCCATTCCTGGCCTTCCCCGAATCACGGACATCATCATCGACTatcacttaccatcatcatgagACACGTCAGTCTAGTAATGCCACCGGGTCATCATCA harbors:
- the LOC120290177 gene encoding uncharacterized protein LOC120290177 isoform X2; its protein translation is MATNPNQSFAGRTGDTQAPDIELVVQRPKDTSNRYPNSSAPDSSLVAGDLHSPQQACNGLRFSGVFDIARAVKFLLFTLVVSAVSGAALLIYVALDHPSPVLIISASLFTAVVSVTLFFLIVGWTRGNGKMVRIGELLAYLEFYLMMFLFVLAKRCIGER
- the LOC120290177 gene encoding uncharacterized protein LOC120290177 isoform X1 translates to MAANPAPDLQESLAMATNPNQSFAGRTGDTQAPDIELVVQRPKDTSNRYPNSSAPDSSLVAGDLHSPQQACNGLRFSGVFDIARAVKFLLFTLVVSAVSGAALLIYVALDHPSPVLIISASLFTAVVSVTLFFLIVGWTRGNGKMVRIGELLAYLEFYLMMFLFVLAKRCIGER